One Dictyostelium discoideum AX4 chromosome 3 chromosome, whole genome shotgun sequence genomic region harbors:
- the bzpC gene encoding hypothetical protein has product MGDFNSNEDNNNPFNNVLYNPYIVDLYDTTNNNNNNNNNNNIISGFNCDSSIFTQQISNTNNELTIPLTQSIQNLLPPVQQQTQLFISPNNNNNNNNNNNNNNNNNNNNNNNNNNNNNNNNNNNNNNNNNNNNNNNNNNNNNNNNDINTSIDINLNQLVYSTPSQQITNSVQPIYQCATQSTTSNIDTNINTINDNNNNNNNNNNNNNNSVNNNLLSMCQDPTLILQIQQLLLQQQLLQQAQQQSVPLNIQVPTTTTPINQQHQALLVPQQKQFYGNVSDNSSPETNFSYASPSSPSSTQSQSSPYEQQPLSPNPTISLSSSISVTATTTTRPNATEKTKESSLKSKSKSNEKDKEREDEEEDDDDRPKKRKKFDKNVYKGVDLGDELLEITSEEFQAYKNNFFANASDKKTVSALNYQFRKIKNRESARRSRERKATHVDELEAKIAEIEKERDNYKKENERLRMELDQYKLQEKQKSAGSIFDYISIGSPTTQNFSKNFGIILFLFLFGSFILTNTTPNFFNTNNGVINPNLVYNANSNNNNNNNNNVNRFSVNGVHSTQQYFQSQRNPLSNLDEDSLESLTASQGVFSTHFVPEQPSILLNRESIRNWATLPQNSVASLSFEKDNALKTIENANLDKSKHNVISNLNQLQQQQPSSDELMIDQKEEKNCNNNNENNNNNDNNKNSDDEKGKEIEEIKRKSTTTTISPTRYVNNSTISLLVNPTSVIGDIPDDLMKNSNVTTFGENSSFKFNFLIDTQNFPNGSNDISKAFFDNENQQMTVTSVIIAIQKSPKTPSQQPSTK; this is encoded by the exons atgggtGACTTCAACTCaaatgaagataataataacccaTTTAATAACGTATTATATAATCCATATATTGTAGATTTATATGATActacaaacaacaacaataataataataacaataataatataattagtGGTTTTAATTGTGATTCTAGTATTTTTACTCAACAAATATCAAATactaataatgaattaacaATTCCATTAACACAATCAATACAAAATTTATTACCACCAGTCCAACAACAAactcaattatttatttctccaaacaataataataataataataataataataataataataataataataataataataataataataataataataataataataataataataataataataataataataataataataataataataataataataataataataataataataataataataatgatattaatacttcaattgatattaatttaaatcaattggtaTATTCTACACCATCACAACAAATTACAAATTCAGTTCAACCAATTTACCAATGTGCAACTCAATCTACAACTTCAAATATTGACACTAATATAAATACCATTAAtgataacaacaacaataataataacaacaataataataacaataactctgttaataataatttacttaGTATGTGTCAAGACCCAACTTTAATcttacaaatacaacaattattattacaacaacaattgttacaacaagctcaacaacaatctgtaccattaaatattcaagtacctacaaccacaacaccaattaatcaacaacatcaagcTTTATTGGTTccacaacaaaaacaattttatggTAATGTCTCTGATAATTCATCACCAGAAACCAATTTTTCATATGCAAGTCCATCTTCACCAAGTTCTACACAATCACAATCCTCACCAtatgaacaacaaccactCTCACCAAATCCAACTATATCTTTATCATCTAGTATCTCTGTCActgctactactaccactagaCCAAATGCCACAGAAAAGACTAAAGAATCTTccttaaaatcaaaatctaaatctaatgaaaaagataaagaaagggaagatgaagaagaagatgatgatgatagaccaaagaaaagaaagaaatttgataaaaatgttTATAAGGGTGTTGATTTAGGTGATGAACTATTAGAAATCACTAGTGAAGAATTTCAAgcttataaaaataatttctttgcaAATGCCAGTGACAAGAAAACTGTTAGTgctttaaattatcaatttag aaaaattaaaaatagagaaAGTGCTAGAAGATCAAGAGAAAGAAAAGCAACACATGTTGATGAATTAGAGGCAAAGATTgcagaaattgaaaaagaaagagataattataaaaaagagAATGAAAGATTAAGAATGGAATTGGATCAATATAAATtacaagaaaaacaaaaatcagCTGGTAGTATCTTTGATTatatttcaattggttcacCAACTACTCAAAACTTTAGTAAAAACTTTGGTATCATTCTTTTCCTCTTTTTGTTTGGTTCTTTTATTCTCACCAACACAACACCAAACTTTTTCAATACAAACAATGGCGTTATCAATCCAAACCTCGTTTATAATgccaacagcaacaacaataataataacaataataatgtaaatagaTTCTCTGTAAATGGTGTACATTCAACACAACAATATTTCCAATCACAACGTAACCCACTAAGTAATCTAGATGAAGATTCTTTAGAGTCTTTAACTGCCTCACAAGGTGTATTTAGTACTCATTTTGTACCAGAACAACCaagtattttattaaatagagAATCAATTAGAAATTGGGCCACTTTACCACAAAATAGTGTTGCCTCTCTTTcttttgaaaaagataacGCTCtcaaaacaattgaaaatgcaAATCTTGATAAATCAAAACATAATgtcatttcaaatttaaatcaacttcaacaacaacaaccatcatctgatgaattaatgattgaccaaaaagaagaaaagaattgtaataataataatgaaaataataataataatgacaataataaaaatagtgatgatgaaaaaggtaaagaaattgaagaaattaaaagaaaatcaacaacaacaaccatttCACCAACTCGTTATGTAAATAATTCAACTATTAGTTTATTAGTTAATCCAACATCGGTAATTGGTGATATACCAGATGATTTGATgaaaaattcaaatgttaCTACTTTTGGTGAAAACTCTTCTTTCAAGTTTAATTTCTTGATTGACACTCAAAATTTCCCAAATGGTTCTAATGATATTTCAAAAGCATtctttgataatgaaaatcaacaaaTGACTGTCACCTCTGTTATTATTGCAATTCAAAAATCACCTAAAACTCCTTCTCAGCAACCATcaaccaaataa
- a CDS encoding DOMON domain-containing protein encodes MIKSIVFLSTILFLTFLIGVNGQFQNSVILDQNSNYNLQWIIFNETITIQVSINKKAWIGLGWHCQGCQKDGPMENADYSIATFDENGQGYVWDCYQENDPTSQPQNDTVFKGAEDNIISFSGYQTDQYSIMMFTKKLSTGDTVGDHILVNGPVDFVWAHGQDNSFGFHGVGNAGRTTVNLATGSTNSGPDYVNWHASLMLVAFGLLMPFSIFSARFLKVFHWWWPLHYVFNGLASVCALIGFIIAIVMLDGLDFSTLHSIFGIITLCLVLVSILFGALSHFLWKPTRVGTPIFPDMFHWFVGRCTFALSIAAIITGMVLHQVPTAVIIVFSGVIALYFGVIIFIEIYKKVYPNHVDFSHGGATGYTQGINHN; translated from the exons atgataaaatcgATTGTGTTTTTAAgcacaattttatttttgacttttttaattggtgtaAATG gccaatttcaaaatagtGTAATATTAGATCAgaattcaaattataatttacaatggataatttttaatgaaacaataacaattcaagtttcaattaataaaaaagcaTGGATTGGATTAGGATGGCATTGTCAAGGTTGTCAAAAAGACGGTCCAATGGAAAATGCAGATTATAGTATAGCAAcatttgatgaaaatggtCAAGGATATGTATGGGATTGTTATCAAGAAAATGACCCAACTTCTCAACCACAAAATGATACAGTTTTTAAAGGAGCAGAGGATAATATCATCTCCTTTAGTGGATACCAAACCGATCAATATTCAATTATGATGTTTACTAAAAAGTTATCAACTGGCGATACAGTTGGTGACCATATCCTAGTTAACGGACCTGTAGATTTCGTTTGGGCACATGGTCAAGATAATTCATTTGGCTTCCATGGTGTTGGTAATGCAGGCAGAACCACAGTGAATCTTGCCACCGGTAGCACCAATAGTGGTCCAGATTATGTAAATTGGCATGCAAGTTTAATGTTGGTTGCATTTGGTTTATTGATGCCATTCAGTATTTTCAGTGCCCGTTTCTTAAAAGTTTTCCACTGGTGGTGGCCACTTCATTACGTTTTCAATGGTTTGGCATCAGTTTGCGCTTTAATTGGCTTCATCATTGCAATTGTCATGTTGGATGGTTTGGATTTCTCTACACTTCATAGTATTTTTGGTATAATTACATTATGTTTGGTATTGGTTTCAATTCTATTTGGTGCACTTTCTCACTTCCTTTGGAAACCAACTAGAGTTGGTACTCCAATTTTCCCTGATATGTTCCATTGGTTCGTTGGTCGTTGTACATTTGCTTTATCAATTGCTGCTATCATCACTGGTATGGTACTTCACCAAGTTCCAACCGCTGTTATCATAGTTTTCTCTGGTGTTATTGCTTTATACTTTggtgttattattttcattgaaatttataaaaaagtttatcCAAATCATGTAGATTTTTCACATGGTGGTGCAACTGGTTATACTCAAGGTATAAatcataattaa
- the metap1 gene encoding methionine aminopeptidase 1 gives MEGILCASPGCGKPAKLQCPTCVNLKLETPSHFCSQECFKTFWPLHKMYHQKGQPENLPSQFRNYKFTGPLRPTNITPMRKAPEGIELPDYAIGSIPISERVADRKNMANIIHTPEEIEIMRQLGKMSREVLDIAGNAAKVGMTTEELDIIVHNAVIERGAYPSPLNYYKFPKSCCTSLNEVICHGIPDERPLRDGDILNVDVTLYWKGFHSDLNETYLIGNVDERGKNLVKCAYDCLELAVAMCKPGTLYRELGDAIQKHANKQGFSVVKNFCGHGIGRLFHCNPTVPHYSKNKAVGAMKVGHVFTIEPMINEGTWQDEIWPDSWTAVTADGKRSAQFEHTLVITETGCEVLTKRTNGSYIDRHFK, from the exons ATGGAAGGAATATTATGTGCAAGTCCAGGATGTGGTAAACCAGCCAAACTTCAATGTCCAACATGTGTAAATCTCAAACTTGAAACACCATCACATTTTTGTTCACAAGaatgttttaaaacattttggCCACTTCATAAAATGTATCATCAAAAAGGACAACCAGAAAATTTACCATCACaatttagaaattataaattcacaGGTCCACTTAGACCAACTAATATTACACCAATGAGAAAAGCACCTGAAGGTATTGAATTACCAGATTATGCAATTGGTT cAATCCCAATTAGTGAAAGAGTAGCAGATAGAAAGAATATGGCAAATATTATTCATACACcagaagaaattgaaattatgaGACAATTAGGAaaa atGTCAAGAGAAGTTTTAGATATTGCAGGTAATGCAGCAAAAGTTGGAATGACTACAGAAGAATTAGATATTATTGTACATAATGCAGTTATTGAAAGAGGAGCATATCCATCaccattaaattattataaattccCAAAATCATGTTGCAC atcaCTTAATGAAGTTATTTGTCATGGTATTCCAGATGAAAGACCATTAAGAGATggtgatattttaaatgttgatGTTACATTATATTGGAAAGGATTTCATagtgatttaaatgaaactTATCTCATTGGTAATGTTGATGAAAGAGGTAAGAATTTAGTTAAATGTGCATACGATTGTTTGGAATTAGCAGTTGCAATGTGTAAACCAGGTACATTATACAGAGAATTGGGTGACGCAATTCAAAAGCATGCAAATAAACAAGGTTTTTCAGTTGTTAAAAACTTTTGTGGTCATGGTATTGGAAGATTATTCCATTGTAATCCAACCGTACCACATTATTCAAAGAATAAAGCAGTTGGTGCTATGAAAGTTGGTCATGTTTTCACAATTGAACCAATGATTAATGAAGGTACTTGGCAAGATGAAATCTGGCCAGATAGTTGGACTGCTGTAACTGCTGATGGTAAAAGAAGTGCTCAATTTGAACATACTTTGGTTATCACTGAAACTGGTTGTGAGGTTTTAACTAAAAGAACAAATGGTTCTTATATTGATAgacattttaaataa
- a CDS encoding sestrin-like protein — MISMGMTSKGQNVDGAPAGNSSSEWIISSSSSPFQANKRYSLDPPFGSDYSPPASPQNELDPLSSYFLNLQSEDNDVRKTAIEYIINTLSNPDNEKLIKNHLPMIVVLSTESPFDDISEAFTNFLKPIQEKYHIPKQRTTVFTSESQLPPLNTDDELTRKLFQDVFLQHGRVNHLTRILGWHPQYLEKFLLAYNTIMRDPGPLPLHWRNYIGILAAARYKCSYIIALQEHEFLMNNGDARWLQGIDHIPAKLKNLLKVIELLAHQPWLLPKLDIEYLVKGTDAWSIAELVHAMVLICTFLSLSGFVFCCGISPECGLSESNNLSSSFSLNDSDCEIEDTAATENTAKVMELLKNRRSQQQDDDDDDQLHDRQQDFHNAGDDSQSSNNNTTTTTTTTTTTTTTTNTNTTSNSAGGGDSSSSTLSQSSDRMSDFSRYIGNNTMTHTDFDVSSKLYNIFSAQEYSWREHGYELVSRYFPDAAPLLDEEFSFVYTMTYYKFNNNTDIDTLPFRRAVWYYVQRVKGMLHDDYNYQEVNMFLSRSLKNFVKKAVCFPETIKRDDYSKLGYSLKPDEKCHLSLLAVCSHKQASLLYGLYSVMNYQNRR; from the exons atgattagTATGGGAATGACAAGTAAAGGCCAAAATGTAGATGGGGCACCAGCTGGTAACAGCTCCTCAGAATGGATTATATCGTCATCTTCTTCACCTTTTCAAgcaaataaaagatattcaTTAG atCCACCATTTGGTTCAGATTATTCACCACCAGCATCACCTCAAAATGAATTGGATCCATTATcatcatattttttaaatttacaatcagAGGATAACGATGTTCGTAAAACTGCAATCGAGTATATAATAAACACTTTATCAAATCCAGATAATgagaaattgataaaaaatcatttaccTATGATTGTGGTTTTATCTACAGAATCACCTTTTGATGATATTAGTGAAGCCTtcacaaattttttaaaaccaatacAG gaaAAATATCATATACCCAAACAAAGAACAACAGTATTTACATCAGAATCACAATTACCACCATTGAATACAGATGATGAATTAACAAGAAAGTTATTTCAAGATGTTTTTTTACAACATGGTAGAGTAAATCATTTAACAAGAATTTTAGGTTGGCATCCACAATATTTAGAAAAGTTTCTTCTAGCATACAATACAATAATGAGAGATCCAGGACCATTACCACTTCATTGGAGAAATTACATTGGTATACTAGCAGCAGCACGTTACAAATGTAGTTATATTATAGCGTTACAAGAACATGAGTTTCTAATGAACAATGGTGATGCACGTTGGTTACAAGGTATTGATCATATTCCagcaaaattaaaaaatttactcAAAGTTATAGAGTTATTGGCTCATCAACCTTGGCTATTGCCAAAATTAGATATAGAGTATTTGGTAAAAGGTACCGATGCTTGGTCCATCGCTGAATTGGTTCATGCCATGGTTTTAATTTGTACATTTCTTTCCTTGTCAGGTTTTGTATTCTGTTGTGGTATATCACCAGAGTGTGGTCTATCAGAATCAAATAACCTCTCAAGTAGTTTCTCTCTAAATGATAGTGATTGTGAAATCGAAGATACTGCTGCAACCGAAAATACTGCAAAAGTAAtggaattattaaagaatagaagatcacaacaacaagatgatgatgatgatgatcaaTTACATGATAGACAACAAGATTTTCATAATGCTGGTGATGATTCTCAATCTTCAAATAacaatacaacaacaactacaacaactacaacaactacaacaacaactaccaaCACCAATACAACTTCAAACTCtgctggtggtggtgattcatcatcatcaactttaTCACAATCTTCTGATAGAATGTCAGATTTCTCACGTTACATTGGAAATAATACAATGACTCATACCGATTTTGATGTATCTAGCAAATTGTACAATATCTTTTCCGCTCAAGAATATTCTTGGAGAGAACATGGTTATGAATTGGTCAGTAGATATTTCCCTGACGCTGCTCCATTATTGGATGAAGAGTTCTCTTTTGTCTATACAATGACTtactataaatttaataacaataccGATATAGATACACTTCCATTCCGTAGAGCAGTTTGGTATTATGTTCAACGTGTAAAGGGTATGTTACATGATGATTATAACTATCAAGAAGTTAATATGTTTTTAAGTAGAAGTTTGAAAAATTTTGTCAAGAAAGCAGTTTGTTTCCCTGAAACTATCAAAAGAGACGATTATTCAAAGTTGGGATATTCTTTAAAACCCGATGAAAAATGTCATCTCTCTTTATTGGCTGTTTGTTCTCATAAACAAGCTAGTTTACTCTATGGTCTTTACTCAGTaatgaattatcaaaatagAAGGtag